A window of the Falco rusticolus isolate bFalRus1 chromosome 1, bFalRus1.pri, whole genome shotgun sequence genome harbors these coding sequences:
- the ING2 gene encoding inhibitor of growth protein 2, translated as MCCWRGGMMLAGPQLVSGPAAPGGERARLLSLYVQDYLECVESLPLDIQRNASLLREMDTQCQEALKEIDDVYEKYKSENDPVQKKRLQQHLQRALINSQELGDEKIQIVTQMLELVENRARQMETHSQCFQDLSENEKPLEKAKMESCQPERSSRRPRRQRTSESRDLCHIANGIDDCDDQPPKEKRSKSSKKKKRSKAKQEREVSPVEFAIDPNEPTYCLCNQVSYGEMIGCDNEQCPIEWFHFSCVGLTYKPKGKWYCPKCRGDNEKTMDKCTDKSKKDRRSR; from the exons atGTGCTGCTGGCGCGGGGGGATGATGCTGGCGGGGCCGCAGCTGGTGTCGGGgccggcggcgccgggcggggagcgggcccGGCTGCTCTCGCTCTACGTGCAGGACTACCTGGAGTGCGTGGAGTCGCTGCCGCTGGACATCCAGCGCAACGCCTCGCTGCTGCGGGAGATGGACACGCAGTGCCAAG aaGCGTTAAAAGAAATAGATGATGTCTATGAAAAATACAAGTCAGAAAATGATCCTGTTCAGAAGAAACGcttgcagcagcatcttcagcGTGCATTAATCAACAGCCAAGAACTTGGAGATGAGAAAATTCAAATAGTTACTCAAATGCTAGAACTGGTAGAGAATAGAGCCCGGCAAATGGAAACACACTCTCAATGTTTTCAAGATCTGTCTGAGAATGAAAAGCCTctggaaaaggcaaagatgGAGTCCTGCCAGCCAGAGAGATCTTCGCGTAGACCTCGTCGCCAGCGAACCAGCGAAAGCCGTGATCTGTGCCATATAGCAAATGGTATTGATGACTGCGATGATCAGCcacctaaagaaaaaagatctaaatcttccaagaagaaaaagcGCTCCAAAGCCAAACAAGAGAGAGAGGTTTCACCTGTAGAGTTTGCAATTGATCCCAATGAACCAACTTACTGCTTATGCAACCAAGTGTCTTATGGCGAAATGATAGGATGTGACAACGAACAGTGTCCTATCGAGTGGTTCCACTTCTCATGTGTTGGACTCACCTACAAACCGAAGGGCAAGTGGTATTGCCCCAAGTGCAGAGGAGACAATGAGAAAACAATGGACAAATGTACTGACAAATCAAAAAAGGATAGAAGATCGAGGTAG